A region of the Conyzicola lurida genome:
TCGAGCACGCGCTGCGAGGCGGCGTTGTCGCGGTGCACGGTCGCGGCCAGTTGCCCCGGGGTGAGGTCGACGGCGTGCTCGACGAGGCGCCCCGCGTACCCCTTGCCCCAGTGCTCGGGAGCGATCCAGTAGCCGAGCTCGGTCTCGTCGCCGTGCACCGTGAGGGCGAGCAGCCCCACCCGGGTGTCGTCCGCCGACGCGATGAACCAGCGCAGCCCGTGGTCGGGGGTGCCGCCGTCGAGGGCGGTGTCGAACCGCTGCCGCACGTAGTCGTCGCTCCACGGGGCGCCGTCGCCGACGAAGCGGATGACGCGGGCGTCCTGGGCCAGCGCGCGGAAGAACTCGCGGTCGTCCGGGGCGAGCGCGTGCACGCTCAGCTGCTCGGTCATGGGGCCAAATTACACGGGGTAGAAACGGCACGCGCGACCCGAGTAGCTTCGCGCCATGACAAACCTCACGGAAAAACTGGCTGAATCGGTGCCCTCCTGGGGCGCGAAGCTCGCGTACGGCGAAACAGTGACGCTGAACGGTCATGACATCATCCCCGTCGCGCTCGTCGTGTTCGGGTTCGGCGGCGGGGAAGGCTCGGGCGACATGCCTGACGGCGAGTTCGGTCCCGCGAAACGCGGCGAGGGCAGCGGCGGGGGAGGCGGCGGATACGCCCTGCCGATCGGCGCCTACGTCGGCGACGCGAACGGGCCCACGTTCCGGCCGAACCCGATCGCGCTCGCCGTGATCGCCGTGCCGCTCGTCGCGGCCGCGGGGCTGTCGATCGCGCGCATCATACGCGCCACGCGGTAGACCGGCCCTGCCGGCCCCCTGCCGGCCCCCTGCACAAGCCCGCCCAACAGGACGCGCGGGGCGGAACCGCGCATCTGATCCTGTCGAGCGCGCGTTGGGGCCATTTCATCCTGTCGAGCGGCGCCGACGTGCGGCACGCGATCTGTGCCGCAGGCACAGCATCTCTCGATTCTGCGTGCCGCCGGCCCAAGAGCGGCGTGACGATGCGCGAATAGGCTGAGACGAGCATCGCCTACCCTTGATGCGCATCGTTTCCGCGACCCCGAGAGGGCCGACCCCGAAAGAGCGCCGTGAAGACCGAATTCCGCAGGCTCACTGAGACTGACCTGCGCGAGACCCTCGGGTTCCCCGGGCAGCCGGTCTACGACAAGATCCTCGACCACCTCGATCGCAACTGCCTCGCGTTCCTGGCCCACTCGCCCTTCCTCTGCCTGTCCACCTCCGACAGCGCGGGCAACTGCGACAACTCGCCCCGCGGCGACTACCCCGGCTTCGTGCGCGCCCTCGACGACCGCACCCTCGTGATCCCCGACCGGCTGGGCAACAAGCTCGCCGACTCGTTCACCAACATCCTCGACAACGGCCACGTCGGACTCGTCTGCTTCGTGCCCGGCATGACCGAAACGCTGCGCATCAACGGCACCGCGTACATCACCGACGACCCCGGCCTGATGGCGATGCTCGAGCAGGACCACGTCACCCCGACCCTCGCCACCGTGATCCGCACCGAGCAGGTCTACCTGCACTGCGGCCGCGCGCTGTTGCGCTCGGGCCTGTGGGATCCCGAGATGCAGGACCTCGCGAAAGAGCTCCCCACCTCGGGCACCTTCTGGGCCGAGGCCTCCGGGTACGCCCCCGAGGTCGCCGGTCTGATCGACGAGGGCATGGTCGGCGCCTACGAGACGTTGTACTAGTGCCCAGTAGAAAAGGCATGCTTCCGCTCGTCGTGAAGCGCATCGAGTCGCAGTCTGCCGGCATCCTCAGCATCGAACTCGGCGACCCCGACGGCGTGCCGCTGCCGCCGTGGGAAGCCGGCGCCCACATCGACGTGCAGCTCGTGACCCGCCAGCAGCGCCAGTACTCGCTCTGCGGCGACCCCGCCGACCGCGGCACCTACCGCATCGCGGTGCTGCGCGAGGAGTACTCCCGCGGCGCCTCGATGTACATCCACGAGTACCTGCGCGAGGGCCGCACGGTGCACGCGAGCGCGCCGCGCAACCTGTTCCCGATCGCCCCGGCCGACGAGTACCTGCTGCTCGCCGCCGGAATCGGCATCACGCCGATCCTGGCCATGGCGAACGAGCTGGAACGCCGCGGTGCCACGTGGTCGATGAACTACGCGATTCGGGATGGCGCGGACCTGCCGTTCCGCGCCGACCTCGACGCCCTCGGCCAGAAAGTCACGATCAACTCGCCCGACCGCGCCGGAAGGCTCGACCTCGAGTCGTACCTCGCCGAGCCCCGACCCGGTGTCGCGGTCTACACCTGCGGTCCCGCACGCTTCACCGACGCGGTGCTCGAGGCGATGCGCGAGTGGCCGCGCGGCAGCCTCCACCTCGAGCGCTTCGAGCCCAAACCGGCCGTCGTGCGGGCGAACGAACCGTTCACCGTGCGGGTCGAGGGCACGGACGTCGCGGTCGAGGTGCCGGCCGACCGGTCGATGCTCGCGGCGCTCAACTCGGCCCGGGTTCCCGTCGCCGGGTCGTGCCTGCGCGGCATCTGCGGTTCGTGCGCGGTGCGCGTGGTCGACGGCAAGGCCGAGCACCGCGACTCGCTCACGAGCGACGAGGACTCCACGACGATGTACCCGTGCGTCTCGCGAGCGCTGACGCCCGAGCTGGTGATAGCGGCGCCCGAGTAGCCCGGCCCACTCAATCACCGAAAACGCCCCGCTCGTGGGAAAGTGGATCATCCGACAACCACTCCGAGTGAGGACACGCACGATGAGCCAGTATTCCGTGGTCGACCCCGCCACCGGCACGACGGTGAGCGACTACCCGACGATCTCCGCAGACGAGCTCGAGGCGGCACTCGCGGCCGCGTCATCCGCCTATCAGGACTGGTCCCGCAAGACCACGGCGTCCCAGCGCACCGCACTCATCGCCCGCGTCGCCGACCTGCACGAAGAGCGTGTGCAGGAGCTCGCCGAGATCGTCGTGCGCGAGATGGGCAAGCCGCTCGACCAGGCCGTCGGAGAGGTCGAGTTCGCCGCCGCGATCTACCGCTACTACGCCGACAACGGCGAGGCGTTCCTCGCCGACGAGCCGATCACCCTCGCCGAGGGCAGCGGCAGCGCGTTCGTGCGCCGCGTCGGCGTCGGCGTGCTGCTCGGAATCATGCCGTGGAACTTCCCCTACTACCAGGTGGCCCGGTTCGCCGGCCCGAACATCGTCGCGGGCAACACCATCGTGCTCAAGCATGCTCCGCAGTGCCCCGAG
Encoded here:
- a CDS encoding MSMEG_1061 family FMN-dependent PPOX-type flavoprotein, with the protein product MKTEFRRLTETDLRETLGFPGQPVYDKILDHLDRNCLAFLAHSPFLCLSTSDSAGNCDNSPRGDYPGFVRALDDRTLVIPDRLGNKLADSFTNILDNGHVGLVCFVPGMTETLRINGTAYITDDPGLMAMLEQDHVTPTLATVIRTEQVYLHCGRALLRSGLWDPEMQDLAKELPTSGTFWAEASGYAPEVAGLIDEGMVGAYETLY
- a CDS encoding GNAT family N-acetyltransferase, translated to MTEQLSVHALAPDDREFFRALAQDARVIRFVGDGAPWSDDYVRQRFDTALDGGTPDHGLRWFIASADDTRVGLLALTVHGDETELGYWIAPEHWGKGYAGRLVEHAVDLTPGQLAATVHRDNAASQRVLERAGFTRRGTAPSGELRFVR
- a CDS encoding PDR/VanB family oxidoreductase, whose amino-acid sequence is MLPLVVKRIESQSAGILSIELGDPDGVPLPPWEAGAHIDVQLVTRQQRQYSLCGDPADRGTYRIAVLREEYSRGASMYIHEYLREGRTVHASAPRNLFPIAPADEYLLLAAGIGITPILAMANELERRGATWSMNYAIRDGADLPFRADLDALGQKVTINSPDRAGRLDLESYLAEPRPGVAVYTCGPARFTDAVLEAMREWPRGSLHLERFEPKPAVVRANEPFTVRVEGTDVAVEVPADRSMLAALNSARVPVAGSCLRGICGSCAVRVVDGKAEHRDSLTSDEDSTTMYPCVSRALTPELVIAAPE